The following are from one region of the Stanieria cyanosphaera PCC 7437 genome:
- a CDS encoding cation:proton antiporter subunit C: MLEAFIFATILCGFFGIILKKNLVMKIISMDVMSTGVIAYYVLIASRDGLFTPILSDVENVAYSDPVPQAVILTAIVIGFSIQALMLVGVMKLARDNPTLETNEIEKNNMP, from the coding sequence GTGTTAGAAGCATTCATCTTCGCCACAATCTTGTGCGGATTTTTCGGCATCATTCTTAAAAAGAACCTGGTGATGAAGATTATCTCTATGGATGTTATGAGTACAGGGGTGATCGCCTATTATGTGCTGATTGCCTCACGAGATGGTTTATTTACACCAATTCTTTCCGATGTTGAAAATGTCGCTTATTCCGATCCAGTTCCTCAAGCGGTTATTTTAACGGCAATTGTAATCGGCTTCTCGATTCAAGCTCTCATGCTGGTAGGTGTAATGAAGTTAGCACGGGATAATCCCACTTTGGAAACTAACGAAATCGAGAAGAATAATATGCCATGA
- a CDS encoding CHAT domain-containing protein, producing MLGSDENIVDLPTLGVTEVEQVLDWVWLIDFGQGNFEQAKNISELSLLSQWQSSTLFTRGVIHRLQGEFTRALSVFEEAFSSAQNYEEKLIIATTAYLTEWQSQAILPDGLAIANSVPTINSTWSSRVAVLQKQVNNLAVRLESNLITLIGSTLPNFRQLIINLTNNADRAELLQNIQQELTTQIELYQGLELLAIAQLLYTFLAEFLALAGQNKSGWQILANLTDVYRQSNQHLVTAWYLLCQGDLICSISPWGKPIVFGYRLVNQLNQTLDRSTLDRANAQQLYLKARQYFATAGAQRGEGMAILRLAYLNALGGQWNLASYGYQEAYECFVATGDRLNAVAAQMGKWWTSLYYQELNQTCLQEIEELIATLQQDGAIAWGLSWGLVFAHGAKEVCINEQDFEVALRLATVAETIMTVFAQQELLTCQSYQSIWQDFNHLMAGFYQQLTEMLVEEEKWAEAFSLAEIARVYSLRAAKTPRIEQSFSQQPIPWLTIEEISLRLSPGTLVIDYLVTEKYLLAWGITNEGLIQHHLLSQWRGKSIKAEIQEIKTKWLKKIATKPINSQFNSVLSRYLLQPFEQAINQAQHLVIVPSVELQWFTFETLLWQIQFLVEQKSISYLLTITQLINQTAEILPGALIVTDLNDIPSLTSGIAKIIADVYQVAFLSRKEIVAEELNTVLTSSSKLIHLFLSEPILPVTNLQTEVIVITLRQQTSSQALTTVIRQLIETRVKTIVINRYLPNEVALGMLLVFFHLNWRSGATISQSLWQAQQQLCQVTVQEALDFCQMIQNQIPWQQESDRSNRAMLVKSMGDILTIGGDYQRAVEAYQVAIAIFNDCGYIQEANLLHNQYILLQSLAQTPTIYQPERLIYNSPQYWSSYLIVGDWQLSIQ from the coding sequence ATGTTAGGTTCTGACGAGAATATTGTAGATCTTCCTACTCTAGGAGTTACGGAGGTAGAGCAAGTTTTAGATTGGGTTTGGTTAATCGATTTTGGACAAGGAAATTTTGAGCAGGCTAAAAATATTTCAGAATTATCTTTACTAAGTCAATGGCAAAGTTCTACTTTATTTACTCGCGGGGTCATACATCGACTACAGGGAGAATTTACTAGAGCTTTATCGGTATTTGAGGAGGCTTTTAGTTCTGCCCAGAATTATGAAGAAAAGTTGATTATTGCTACTACTGCTTATCTAACCGAATGGCAGTCACAAGCAATCTTACCTGATGGTTTGGCAATTGCTAATTCTGTGCCAACAATTAATTCAACCTGGTCATCTAGGGTTGCTGTGCTACAAAAGCAAGTTAATAATCTCGCTGTTCGACTAGAAAGTAATTTAATAACTTTAATTGGTTCTACTTTACCGAATTTTCGGCAATTAATCATCAATTTGACTAATAATGCCGACCGAGCCGAGCTTTTACAGAATATTCAGCAAGAACTCACTACACAAATAGAACTGTACCAAGGTTTAGAATTACTCGCGATCGCACAACTTCTATATACTTTTCTGGCTGAATTTTTGGCTTTAGCTGGACAAAATAAATCGGGATGGCAGATTTTAGCTAATTTGACTGACGTTTATCGACAATCAAATCAACATTTGGTCACTGCTTGGTATTTACTTTGTCAAGGAGATCTAATTTGTTCGATCTCTCCTTGGGGAAAACCAATTGTCTTCGGTTATCGTTTGGTTAATCAATTGAATCAAACTTTAGATCGTTCTACTTTAGATCGAGCCAATGCTCAACAGTTGTATCTCAAAGCTAGACAGTATTTTGCGACAGCAGGAGCGCAGAGGGGAGAAGGCATGGCAATTCTGCGTCTGGCTTATTTAAATGCCTTAGGTGGACAGTGGAATTTAGCTAGTTATGGTTATCAAGAAGCATATGAATGTTTTGTAGCGACTGGCGATCGCTTGAATGCAGTTGCTGCCCAAATGGGTAAATGGTGGACTTCGCTTTATTATCAAGAATTAAACCAAACTTGTTTACAAGAAATCGAAGAATTAATTGCTACTCTTCAACAAGATGGTGCGATCGCTTGGGGGTTGAGTTGGGGATTAGTATTTGCTCATGGGGCAAAAGAAGTTTGTATTAACGAACAAGATTTTGAAGTAGCTTTACGGTTAGCTACGGTAGCAGAAACAATTATGACTGTTTTTGCTCAACAGGAATTATTGACGTGCCAGTCTTATCAATCAATTTGGCAAGATTTTAATCATTTGATGGCTGGTTTTTATCAACAATTGACTGAGATGTTGGTAGAAGAGGAAAAATGGGCAGAAGCTTTTAGCTTAGCTGAAATAGCTCGTGTTTATTCTCTTAGGGCAGCTAAGACTCCTCGAATCGAGCAAAGTTTTTCTCAGCAACCTATACCTTGGTTAACTATTGAAGAAATTAGCCTTCGTTTATCTCCAGGCACGTTAGTAATAGATTATTTGGTTACAGAAAAATACTTATTAGCTTGGGGCATTACTAATGAGGGTTTAATTCAACACCATTTATTATCTCAATGGCGAGGAAAATCAATTAAAGCTGAAATACAAGAAATTAAAACTAAATGGCTAAAAAAAATTGCAACTAAACCAATTAATTCCCAATTCAACTCAGTTTTAAGTCGATATCTGCTTCAACCTTTTGAACAAGCAATTAATCAAGCTCAACATTTAGTAATTGTTCCTAGTGTGGAATTACAGTGGTTTACTTTTGAAACTTTACTGTGGCAAATACAATTTTTAGTTGAGCAAAAATCTATTTCTTATTTATTAACCATCACCCAACTGATTAATCAAACTGCCGAAATTTTGCCAGGAGCATTAATTGTTACTGATTTAAACGATATTCCTAGCCTAACTTCTGGAATAGCTAAAATTATTGCTGATGTGTATCAGGTTGCTTTTTTATCTAGAAAAGAAATTGTTGCTGAAGAATTAAACACAGTTTTAACTTCCTCTTCAAAGCTGATTCATTTGTTTTTGAGTGAACCAATTTTACCTGTAACGAACTTACAAACCGAAGTAATAGTGATTACCTTACGCCAACAAACTTCTAGTCAAGCTTTAACTACTGTGATTAGACAATTGATTGAAACTAGAGTCAAAACCATAGTAATTAATCGTTATCTTCCAAACGAAGTAGCTTTAGGAATGCTATTAGTTTTTTTCCATCTTAATTGGCGTTCTGGTGCTACTATTTCTCAATCTTTATGGCAAGCTCAACAACAATTATGTCAAGTAACAGTTCAAGAAGCATTAGATTTCTGTCAGATGATTCAAAACCAAATTCCTTGGCAGCAAGAAAGCGATCGCTCTAATCGAGCAATGTTAGTCAAATCTATGGGAGATATTTTGACGATTGGTGGTGATTATCAGCGAGCAGTTGAAGCTTATCAAGTTGCGATCGCTATTTTTAATGATTGTGGTTACATTCAAGAAGCCAACTTATTACACAATCAATACATCTTACTTCAGTCCTTAGCTCAAACTCCCACTATTTATCAACCAGAAAGATTAATTTATAATTCTCCTCAATATTGGTCTAGTTATTTGATTGTTGGTGATTGGCAATTATCGATTCAGTAG
- a CDS encoding cation:proton antiporter: MTTITIAWITLPFLLGFTLYLLPRFYRYQAIFVAVTSVGYGSYLCLKNSPFNLQLLDNFGVTLVADQLSGFFILTNALVTAAVILYCWGSEKTAFFYMQTIILHGSVNATFICADLMSLYVALEVISIGAFLLIAYPRSDRSIWVALRYLFISNTAMLFYLVGAVLVYQANHSFNFAGLRGSPPEAIALILLGLLVKGGIFVSGLWLPLTHSESESPVSAMLSGVVVKAGVFPLVRCALMLEEIDPIVRMFGVGTALLGVGYAVFEKDTKRMLAFHTVSQLGFILAAPIVGGFYALTHGLVKSALFLIAGVLPSRKFKELHYQPIDTPIWIALVIASFSISGFPLLSGFGAKILTSENLLPWQVVGMNIAALGTAISFAKFIFLPHQKIEQPEKVQPGFWWAMIILLGGLIGANLVYYEAYTLKNIIKPLVIIALGWLAYLVIFKRTAVKLPRAIEEFDHQIGVMSLMLILLFWMVWA; the protein is encoded by the coding sequence ATGACTACTATTACGATCGCTTGGATTACCTTACCGTTTTTGCTCGGATTTACTCTTTATCTGCTGCCTAGATTTTACCGTTATCAAGCAATCTTTGTAGCTGTAACTTCGGTTGGATATGGCTCGTATCTATGTTTAAAGAATTCTCCTTTCAACCTACAGCTATTAGATAATTTTGGCGTAACTTTAGTCGCGGATCAATTAAGTGGCTTTTTTATCCTCACCAATGCTTTAGTAACCGCAGCGGTAATCCTCTACTGTTGGGGTAGCGAAAAAACAGCTTTTTTTTATATGCAGACGATCATTCTGCATGGCAGTGTTAACGCCACCTTTATCTGTGCAGATTTGATGAGTTTATATGTGGCTTTAGAAGTAATCAGTATTGGTGCATTTCTTTTAATAGCCTATCCGAGAAGCGATCGCTCGATCTGGGTAGCACTACGCTATTTGTTTATTAGTAACACAGCCATGCTGTTTTATCTGGTCGGGGCAGTATTAGTATATCAGGCAAATCATTCCTTTAACTTTGCAGGTTTACGTGGTTCTCCGCCAGAAGCGATCGCACTAATTTTATTAGGATTATTAGTTAAAGGAGGTATTTTTGTTTCAGGATTATGGTTACCGCTAACTCATTCGGAATCAGAATCACCAGTTTCAGCCATGCTGTCAGGAGTGGTAGTTAAAGCAGGAGTATTTCCTCTGGTACGTTGTGCGCTGATGTTAGAAGAAATCGATCCAATTGTGCGGATGTTTGGTGTGGGGACAGCACTTTTAGGAGTCGGTTATGCCGTTTTTGAAAAAGATACTAAAAGGATGTTGGCGTTTCATACAGTTTCCCAGTTGGGTTTTATACTGGCTGCCCCAATTGTAGGTGGTTTTTATGCCCTAACTCACGGATTAGTTAAATCAGCACTATTTTTAATCGCGGGGGTTTTACCAAGTCGAAAGTTTAAAGAACTACACTATCAGCCGATTGATACCCCAATTTGGATCGCTTTAGTTATTGCTAGCTTTTCCATCTCTGGGTTTCCTTTATTATCTGGTTTTGGGGCAAAAATATTGACTAGCGAGAATTTATTACCCTGGCAAGTGGTCGGAATGAATATTGCAGCATTAGGAACGGCTATTTCCTTTGCTAAATTTATTTTTCTACCTCATCAAAAGATTGAGCAACCAGAAAAAGTACAACCTGGTTTTTGGTGGGCAATGATTATCTTACTCGGTGGACTAATTGGAGCTAATCTGGTGTATTACGAAGCGTATACGCTCAAAAATATTATCAAACCTTTAGTAATTATTGCTCTTGGTTGGTTAGCATATCTGGTAATTTTTAAACGCACAGCAGTTAAATTACCTCGTGCAATTGAGGAATTTGATCATCAGATTGGAGTGATGAGTTTGATGTTAATTCTACTTTTCTGGATGGTTTGGGCATGA
- a CDS encoding Na+/H+ antiporter subunit E, which produces MIGYLNLILRLTIWFLLTSDLSLANIIIGVAIALLLPRSYTSPSAIRDWLRALWEIIVAIPQAYFEALEIIFRPHNYEDITLERVKPQRTPGLIFLDIFLITFTPKTIVLKYHEEGWYEVHRVRRRQKRDSQQ; this is translated from the coding sequence ATGATTGGATATTTAAATTTAATCCTAAGACTGACAATCTGGTTTTTACTTACCTCCGATTTAAGTCTGGCAAATATTATCATCGGTGTCGCCATTGCCCTATTATTACCCCGTAGTTACACTTCACCATCTGCAATTAGAGATTGGTTGAGAGCATTATGGGAGATTATAGTCGCAATTCCCCAGGCATATTTTGAGGCACTGGAAATTATTTTCCGTCCTCATAACTATGAAGATATTACGCTCGAAAGAGTCAAACCTCAACGTACACCAGGACTGATCTTTTTAGATATTTTCTTGATTACCTTTACACCCAAAACTATTGTCTTGAAATACCACGAAGAAGGTTGGTATGAGGTGCATCGAGTTAGACGAAGGCAAAAAAGGGATAGTCAGCAGTGA